The DNA window GGACGGCGCCGTGCACGACCCGGAACGCATCGCCTACCTGCGGGATCACCTGCTGGAAGTTTCGAGGGTCATCGCCGAAGGCGTGCCTGTCCAGGGGTACTTCGTCTGGTCGCTGATGGACAACTTTGAGTGGGCCTATGGCTACAGCAAGCGCTTCGGCATCCTCTACGTGGATTACCCGACGCAGCAGCGCATCTGGAAAGAGAGCGCTCACTGGTACCAGCGGGTCATCGAAGCCAACGCGGTGGTCGAATAGCCCGGGGCTCGTGCGCTTCCCCCGGCACACGCAAGGGGGGCCGCCCCTGTCGAAGCGGCGGCCCCCCTTGGCTTTGACCGCGCCTTGGGTCCTTAGCTGGAGGCGGCCCGCTGCACGGGATCCGCGCCGCCGAACATCTGCCTGAGCTGTTCGGCGACCTCCGGGTTTCGCAGGGTGGTGACGTCGCCCAGCGGCACCCCCTCGGTGATGTCCCGCAGGAGGCGGCGCATGATCTTGCCGCTGCGCGTCTTGGGAAGGTCGGGGGTGAAGACGATGCGGTCGGGCCGGGCGATGGGGCTGATGACCTGGGCGACTTTCTCCTTCAGTTCCCGCTCGAGGTGGTCTGACCCCGAGTAGCCCTCCTTGAGGATGACGAAGGCGACGGGCACCTGCCCCTTGATGGAATGGTTGGCGGCCACGACGGCCGCCTCGGCCACCGCAGGGTGTTCCACGAGGGCGCTTTCGATCTCCATGGTGGACAGGCGGTGGCCGGCGACGTTCATGACGTCGTCCACCCGGCCCAGGACCCAGAAGTAGCCGTCCTCGTCCCACTTCGCCCCGTCGCCGGGGTAATAGGTCTCCCGGTTCCAGCGGGACCAGTACTGGGCGACGTAGCGCTCGTGGTCGCCCCAGATGGTGCGCAGCATCGCCGGCCACGGGCGCTGGAGCGCCAGATACCCGCCGCCGCCCGGGGGCACGGGGTTGCCCTGTTCGTCCAGCACGGCCGCCGCGACCCCCGGGAAGGGCCGGGTGGCCGAGCCCGGCTTGGTCTCGGTGATGCCCGGGAGCGGCGTGATCATGATCATGCCGGTCTCCGTCTGCCACCAGGTGTCCACGATCGGGCACCGCCCGCCGCCGATGACCCGGTGATACCAGACCCACGCCTCAGGGTTGATGGGTTCGCCGACGGTGCCGAGCAGGCGCAGGCTGGAGAGGTCATGGCGGCGCGGGTACTCTTCGCTCCACTGCATGAACTGCCGGATGGCGGTGGGCGCCGTGTAGAAAATGTTGACGCCGTAGCGTTCTACGATGCTCCACAGTCGGGCCCGGTCAGGCCAGTCTGGCGAGCCCTCGTACATGACCACGCTGGCGCCGTTGGCGAGCGGCCCGTAGACAATGTAAGAGTGGCCGGTTATCCACCCGATGTCGGCAGAGCACCAGTACGTATCCTCTTCCTTCAGGTCGAAGACCCACTTGGTGGTGGCATAGACGCCAACCAGGTAGCCGCCGGTGGTGTGCACGACGCCCTTGGGCTTGCCCGTGGTGCCGCTCGTGTACATCATGAACAGCATGTCCTCGGCGTCCATCTCCTCCGGCGGGCAGTAGGCCGGGGCCGGGGCCATCAGGTCGTGCCACCAGAGGTCGCGTCCGGGCGTCATCGGTACGTCCGCGCCCGTGCGCCGCACGACGACCACCTTGTCGACGCCGCCTGCCATCTGGACGGCTTCGTCGGCCCGCTGCTTCTGCGGGATGCGCTCGCCCCGCCGGTAGTACTCGTCGCAGGTGATGAGCACCTTTGAACCCGAGTCGCCGATGCGCTGCGCGAGCGCCGTCGGGCTGAAGCCGCCGAACACCACCGAGTGCGGCGCCCCGATGCGGGCGCAGGCGAGCATGGCGATGGGCAGTTCGGGGATCATGGGCAGGTAGAGGGTGACGCGGTCGCCTTTCTTGACACCGAGGCTCTTGAGCGCGTTGGCGAACCGGTTGACTTCCCGGTACAACTCCTGGTAGGTCAGCACCCGGGTATCGCCCGGCTCCCCCTCCCAGATGACAGCGGCCTTGTTCTTGCGGGGCGTTCGAATGTGGCGATCCACGCAGTTGACCGAAGCGTTGAGCTTGCCGCCGGTGAACCACCGGGCATCGGGCGGCTTCCACTCCAGCACCCGGTCCCACTTGCGAAACCACTGGAGCTCCTCGGCGAAGCTCGCCCAAAACCCCTCAAAATCCTCCTCGGCGCGGCGGTAGACGCCGGGGTCTTTCACGTTGGCCTGCCGTGTGAACTCCTCAGGCGGCCGGTAGCGGCGCCGCTCCTCCAGGAGTGCCTCGATAGGTCTGGACATGGCGTTACTGCAAGCCCCCCTGCCCGGCATGTGCTTGTGCCCGCGAAGTGATACCGATCTCAAGAATGGCGCGGACACGCGAGATTTTAGTTTCTATCATAGTGCCGAAGAAAACCAATTGCAAATGGCACGCAGTTGCATGCCCGGGGGGCGATGCGGTGGGCTACGTCGCGTCTCTTTCATGGGCGTCGAAGCCCGTGTGCCCGTGTTCACCTCGCGGGTGGTCGTGGCGGTGCAGCATCGAAGGCGACAGGGATGCCGTGCGCCGCCCGAGGTAAGCTGCCGGGTCGGCCAGCAACTGCCCGAGGCGCGTCCCGGCTTCGACAGGGATGAATTGCAGACCGCTGTCGCGTGCCAGCTGGTGCGAGCGTTCGCAGAAGGTGCCCGGCACCGAGAGCACCGCCTCGACGCCGCTCTCCACGAAGAACCGGGTGACGGCGGCGCGCCGGCCCCCTCGGGCCGTGACGGCCGGGTTGGGCAGGTAGGTGACCTCACCCGTATCGGTTTCGACGATGGCGCAGGTGGGGCCTTCGGAAAGGGGAACCACCGTATCTCGATCCTCAGCAACGACTGCGCCGAGTCGCATGGTGCGCCTCCTCAACAGGCCGTGCGGTCATTGCCTACACGGTAGGGTATGGATCGCCCGGCAAGAGTCTATCACACCCGTGCAAGGGAACGAGCGGCGCATGGCGAAATGCCACTCGCTCGAAGAGGTGGCGCGCCATGTCCAAAGAGGTACTGCGCGAGCTCGTCTCCGCCATGACCCGCCTGCGGCGGGAGCCGGCGGACGTTGACCGCATCGAGCAGTGGGCCGGCCGCCTGGAGCAGCACCTGGCAGAACTTGAGCTGCTGGCCGCCCTCGCCCTCCCCGAGACGGTCGAGCCTGCGTTTACCCCCGTACTGGATGCCGGCACTCGGGTCGATGGTGGCGGCGATACGCACCGCACCGGTGCGACGTCGAGCCGTGAGGCGGCATCCCCGGCCGCGCAGGCAACGCCCGGTGCACCGGGCGGCCTCCCGCCGTCGGGCCCCACCCTGGTCGAAGTGGTGCGCGCTCTGCGGCGCGGCGAGCAGTCTCCTGAGGATCTGGTGAACCAAGCGCTCGAGGCGGCCGAGCAACTGGCGTCGCTGCACATCTTCATCGGGCTGTTCCCACAACGGGCCCGCCAGGCGGCGCAGCAGGCTGCCCGCGCCCTTCGCGACGCCGCGCGCAACGGCGGAGCCGGGGGACTGCCTCTTCTCTTCGGCGTGCCCCTCGCGGTCAAAGACCTCATGGAGATTGAAGGGTACGCGATGACGGGGGGCTCCCGGGTGCTCGACAGCCTCCCGTCGAAGCGGGACGCAGCCGCCGTGCATCGCCTGCGTGTCCAAGGGGCCATCGTCCTGGGGGCGACCAACCTCCACGAACTGGCCTACGGAATCACCTCCGAGAACCCCCACTTCGGCCCTGTGCGAAACCCTCGCCACAACGGCCATATTGCAGGGGGGTCGAGCGGGGGGTCGGCTGCGGCGGTCGCAGCCGGCATCGTCCCCGGAGCCGTGGGCACGGACACCGGCGGCTCGATTCGCATACCGGCCGCTGCCTGTGGGGTGGCCGGGCTGAAGCCAACGTACGGCCGCGTCTCGCGCGAGGGGGTTTTCCCCCTCTCCTGGAGCCTCGATCACGTGGGCCCCGTCGCTCGGGCAGCGGCGGATCTGGCCGTGATGCTGGCCGTGATGGCCGACAGCCCGGCTCAGGAGGAGTTGGGCCTCGCGCACGCGCTCGTCGACCCCGGTGAACCGGGGAGCGGGGCGGGGCCGGGGGCGGCACTGCCGGCGCCCCTCAGGGCCGTCGTCGAACTCGCTAACCTGGATGGTGGCCAACATAGCGGTGCAACCAGGGAGGGGCTGGCTCGCGCGGCCCTCGACGGCCTGCGCTTCGGCCGCCCCGACCCGGACTGGGAGGGACCGGTGGAGGCCTCGATTCGGGAGGGTATGGCGCGGGTGTACGGGCGGCTCGCGGGCGCCGGTGCCGGCGTTGGCGTGGTGGATCTGCCGCCGCCTGGCCACCTGCGCGTCGCCCAGTTCGCCATCATCCAGGCCGAGGCGGCCTCCGTGCACCGGGAGCGGCTGCGCCAGCGGTGGGACGACTTCGGCCACGACGTGCGGATCCGTCTGAAGATCGGGGAGTTCCTGACGGCGGTCGACTACCTGCAGGGCCAGCGGATGCGCCGGCAGCTCAGCGACAAGATGGGCGAGGTGTTCCGGCACGTTGACGTCCTGGTGCTTCCTGCCATGCCCGTCCCGGCGCCGCCGCTGGGCACCCGG is part of the Bacillota bacterium genome and encodes:
- a CDS encoding family 1 glycosylhydrolase, translating into DGAVHDPERIAYLRDHLLEVSRVIAEGVPVQGYFVWSLMDNFEWAYGYSKRFGILYVDYPTQQRIWKESAHWYQRVIEANAVVE
- the acs gene encoding acetate--CoA ligase, coding for MSRPIEALLEERRRYRPPEEFTRQANVKDPGVYRRAEEDFEGFWASFAEELQWFRKWDRVLEWKPPDARWFTGGKLNASVNCVDRHIRTPRKNKAAVIWEGEPGDTRVLTYQELYREVNRFANALKSLGVKKGDRVTLYLPMIPELPIAMLACARIGAPHSVVFGGFSPTALAQRIGDSGSKVLITCDEYYRRGERIPQKQRADEAVQMAGGVDKVVVVRRTGADVPMTPGRDLWWHDLMAPAPAYCPPEEMDAEDMLFMMYTSGTTGKPKGVVHTTGGYLVGVYATTKWVFDLKEEDTYWCSADIGWITGHSYIVYGPLANGASVVMYEGSPDWPDRARLWSIVERYGVNIFYTAPTAIRQFMQWSEEYPRRHDLSSLRLLGTVGEPINPEAWVWYHRVIGGGRCPIVDTWWQTETGMIMITPLPGITETKPGSATRPFPGVAAAVLDEQGNPVPPGGGGYLALQRPWPAMLRTIWGDHERYVAQYWSRWNRETYYPGDGAKWDEDGYFWVLGRVDDVMNVAGHRLSTMEIESALVEHPAVAEAAVVAANHSIKGQVPVAFVILKEGYSGSDHLERELKEKVAQVISPIARPDRIVFTPDLPKTRSGKIMRRLLRDITEGVPLGDVTTLRNPEVAEQLRQMFGGADPVQRAASS
- a CDS encoding amidase, which produces MSKEVLRELVSAMTRLRREPADVDRIEQWAGRLEQHLAELELLAALALPETVEPAFTPVLDAGTRVDGGGDTHRTGATSSREAASPAAQATPGAPGGLPPSGPTLVEVVRALRRGEQSPEDLVNQALEAAEQLASLHIFIGLFPQRARQAAQQAARALRDAARNGGAGGLPLLFGVPLAVKDLMEIEGYAMTGGSRVLDSLPSKRDAAAVHRLRVQGAIVLGATNLHELAYGITSENPHFGPVRNPRHNGHIAGGSSGGSAAAVAAGIVPGAVGTDTGGSIRIPAAACGVAGLKPTYGRVSREGVFPLSWSLDHVGPVARAAADLAVMLAVMADSPAQEELGLAHALVDPGEPGSGAGPGAALPAPLRAVVELANLDGGQHSGATREGLARAALDGLRFGRPDPDWEGPVEASIREGMARVYGRLAGAGAGVGVVDLPPPGHLRVAQFAIIQAEAASVHRERLRQRWDDFGHDVRIRLKIGEFLTAVDYLQGQRMRRQLSDKMGEVFRHVDVLVLPAMPVPAPPLGTRLVEVEGAVEPIQRALTRFTGPFNITGLPALTIPVGTTADGLPVGVQMVARWGREVDLIRAAVALEALLAPDRPPMHAAGEASIGS